A stretch of Macrobrachium rosenbergii isolate ZJJX-2024 chromosome 12, ASM4041242v1, whole genome shotgun sequence DNA encodes these proteins:
- the LOC136844017 gene encoding uncharacterized protein yields the protein MAHCSSENWKYQLPWILLRLRTAPRANSDPSSTEKLYGETLVVPRELVAENRDDIGIQRLQDRIGKFAPCQETFTDRTFPFMHPRMSSSSHVFVRDDAVRPPLTRPYREPFLVLERNKKAFRISTHGWEDWVSIDRLKPTFLEGGNGGGPQVLLQDTAAPQTTPVSGKARRPGKPDGNAPQQTTAEGHREWTHPPVDIRKKTHRHPRRYLV from the coding sequence atggctcattgctcttctgaaaactggaagtaccagctaccCTGGATCCTCCTCAGGTTGAGGACCGCgcccagagccaacagcgacccctcctcaacagaaaaactctacggggagactctggtagtcccaaGGGAACTCGTCGCAGAGAACAGGGATGACATAGGAATACAGAGGCTCCAAGACAGaattggaaagttcgccccctgccaagagacattcaccgacaggacgtTCCCCTTCATGCACCCCAGGATGTCCTCCTCCagccacgtcttcgtcagggacgacgccgtacgcccacccttgactaggccCTACAGAGAACCTTTCCTTgtcctggaaaggaacaagaaggcattccgaattTCCACCCATGGgtgggaagactgggtgtcaatagatcgtctcaaacccacattcctggaggggggcaaCGGAGGCGGACCCCAAGTTCTCCTGCAGGATacggcagcccctcaaacaaccccggTCTCAGGAAAGGCGAGGCGTCCCGGAAAACCTGATGGAAATGCACcacaacaaaccactgcagagggACATCGGGAATGGACCCACCCTCCAGTTGACATCAGAAAGAAGACCCACCGTCACCCCAGGAGATACCTGGTTTAA